Proteins encoded in a region of the Tripterygium wilfordii isolate XIE 37 chromosome 21, ASM1340144v1, whole genome shotgun sequence genome:
- the LOC119988507 gene encoding dynamin-related protein 5A, translating to MAAKNTYLTTPTKTPSDRSGSVSRKQQSSNSHDPSSSSRFEAYNRLQAAAVAFGEKLPIPEIVALGGQSDGKSSLLEAFLGFRFNVREVEMGTRRPLILQMVHDPTALEPRCRFQEEDSEEYGSPVVLASAIADIIKSRTEALLKKTKTAVSSKPIVMRAEYAHCPNLNIIDTPGFVLKAKKGEPESTPDEILSMVKSLASPSNRILLFLQQSSVEWCSSLWLDAVREIDPTFRRTVIVVSKFDNRLKEFSDRWEVDRYLSASGYLGDNIRPYFVALPKDRGTISNDEFRRQISQVDSEVLCHLREGVKGGFDEDKFRCHIGFSSLREHLELELQKRYKESAPATIALLEQRCNEVTTELARMDSKILATSDVAHLRRSAMLHTASISNHVGALIDGAADPAPEQWGKTTTEEQIESGIGSWPGVSLEIKPPNATLRLYGGAAFERVMHEFRCAAFSIECPPVSREKVANILLAHAGRGGSRAVAEAAAEIARAAARSWLAPLLDTACDRLAFVLGNLFDLAVERNCSHDSEYGRKTESMDEYICFHAALRRAYLCFIKDLSKQCKHLVRHYLDSVTSPYSQVCYENDFQGRLCSSKISYKFNQASAASYCLELSDGGVASCDAIMRDQENIPPEKNAQQTTPGKGAEAREALKESQMTVPETPSPDQPCDVVYKGVKKELGNGAEIGARKRIARMAGNSRNAENLRVQDGGGLLFGNGDGGMGTGSAYSEICWSAAQHFARIREVLVERSVTSTLNSGFLTPCRDRLVLALGLDLFAVNDEKFMDMFVAPGAIDTLHNERMSLQKRQKILQSCLNEFKNIARAL from the exons ATGGCAGCCAAAAACACCTACCTAACCACGCCGACCAAGACGCCATCAGATAGATCCGGCTCCGTCTCCAGAAAGCAACAGAGTTCGAACTCACATGACCCGTCCTCAAGCTCCAGATTTGAGGCCTACAACCGCCTGCAAGCAGCGGCTGTGGCGTTCGGAGAGAAACTTCCCATTCCTGAGATTGTGGCTTTGGGTGGGCAATCCGATGGCAAGAGTTCCCTCCTTGAAGCTTTCTTGGGTTTCCGATTCAATGTACGCGAGGTCGAGATGGGTACACGACGGCCGTTGATTCTGCAGATGGTCCACGATCCCACTGCGCTCGAGCCCCGTTGCCGTTTCCAG GAAGAGGATTCAGAAGAATACGGAAGTCCTGTTGTTTTGGCTTCTGCAATAGCAGATATCATAAAGTCCAGGACTGAGGCGCTTTTGAAGAAAACGAAAACAGCTGTTTCTTCTAAGCCAATAGTGATGAGAGCAGAATATGCACACTGTCCTAACCTCAATATCATTGATACCCCGGGGTTTGTCCTTAAG GCAAAGAAGGGCGAACCAGAGAGCACACCTGATGAAATTCTTTCAATGGTCAAGTCCTTGGCTAGTCCTTCCAACCGTATTCTCCTTTTCCTTCAACAGAGTAGTGTGGAGTGGTGCTCATCACTGTGGCTGGATGCTGTTCGTGAGATTGATCCTACCTTCAGAAGGACAGTAATTGTTGTCTCAAAGTTCGACAATCGACTCAAG GAATTTAGTGACAGGTGGGAAGTAGATCGGTACTTGAGTGCGAGTGGATACCTTGGAGATAACATTCGCCCATATTTTGTAGCTCTACCAAAGGACAGGGGCACCATATCAAATGATGAGTTCCGCAGGCAAATATCGCAGGTGGATTCAGAAGTTCTATGCCATCTTCGTGAGGGTGTCAAGGGAGGATTTGATGAAGACAAGTTCAGGTGCCATATTGGTTTCAGCAGCTTGAGAGAACATTTGGAGTTGGAGCTTCAGAAGAGATACAAAGAATCTGCTCCAGCAACAATAGCTTTGCTTGAGCAGCGTTGTAATGAAGTGACTACAGAGCTGGCAAGGATGGACTCGAAAATACTGGCTACTTCTGATGTTGCTCATCTTCGGAGATCTGCAATGTTGCATACAGCCTCAATCAGTAATCATGTG GGGGCTTTGATTGATGGAGCCGCTGATCCTGCTCCAGAGCAGTGGGGTAAAACAACTACAGAAGAGCAAATAGAAAGTGGCATTGGGAGTTGGCCGGGTGTCAGTTTAGAGATAAAACCTCCAAATGCTACTCTTCGTCTTTATGGAGGTGCTGCTTTTGAAAGGGTTATGCATGAATTCCGTTGTGCTGCATTCTCTATCGAATGTCCCCCAGTGTCAAGGGAGAAG GTGGCTAATATATTACTTGCGCATGCTGGACGAGGTGGAAGTAGAGCAGTAGCGGAGGCTGCAGCGGAGATTGCGCGTGCTGCAGCTCGGTCATGGCTTGCTCCTCTTCTTGACACTGCTTGTGACCGATTAGCCTTTGTTTTGGGGAACCTCTTTGACCTTGCTGTGGAAAGAAATTGCAGCCATGACTCAGAAT ACGGGAGGAAAACTGAAAGTATGGATGAGTACATTTGCTTTCATGCTGCTTTAAGGCGTGCTTACCTTTGTTTTATAAAGGATCTCTCCAAACAGTGCAAGCACCTGGTTCGACATTACCTTGATTCAGTTACAAGTCCATATTCTCAGGTCTGTTATGAGAATGACTTTCAAGGAAGATTATGCTCAAGCAAAATCTCATATAAATTTAATCAAGCTTCAGCTGCTTCATATTGTCTCGAACTATCAGATGGTGGGGTGGCATCTTGCGATGCAATAATGAGAGATCAAGAAAATATACCTCCAGAGAAGAATGCACAGCAAACAACTCCAGGAAAAGGTGCAGAAGCTAGAGAAGCTCTTAAAGAAAGCCAAATGACAGTGCCTGAGACCCCATCACCTGACCAGCCTTGTGACGTAGTTTACAAAGGAGTAAAAAAGGAGCTTGGGAACGGTGCTGAAATTGGTGCGAGAAAACGGATTGCAAGAATGGCAGGGAATAGTAGAAATGCCGAAAATTTAAGAGTTCAAGATGGCGGTGGTCTTCTATTTGGAAATGGGGACGGTGGTATGGGAACAGGCTCAGCATACTCAGAAATATGTTGGTCTGCTGCGCAACATTTTGCCCGGATACGTGAAGTTCTTGTTGAGCGAAGTGTGACGTCTACTTTGAACTCTGGTTTCTTAACGCCTTG TCGGGATCGTCTTGTACTGGCACTTGGATTAGATTTGTTTGCTGTAAATGATGAGAAATTTATGGATATGTTTGTTGCTCCTGGTGCCATTGATACACTACACAATGAACGGATGTCCCTTCAAAAGCGTCAGAAGATACTCCAATCATGCTTGAATGAGTTCAAAAACATTGCACGAGCACTTTGA
- the LOC119988109 gene encoding protein GRIM REAPER, with translation MATCVLKLTTILSLVLLIIIIFHSQSSISADIEEEDGDDYYILDSPVPQFRSRSRFLASIIKKGTHCNPITKNICNGISANNGTSLLYCCKKHCRNILGDRNNCGRCRNKCGFGERCCQGKCTKVLRNVGHCGKCNKKCSPGIKCENGYCGYA, from the coding sequence ATGGCTACGTGTGTACTCAAACTCACAACCATTCTCTCTCTAGTGCTTCTGATCATCATCATATTTCATTCTCAAAGCTCGATCTCGGCCGATATCGAAGAAGAAGACGGTGACGACTACTACATCCTTGACAGTCCAGTTCCACAGTTTAGGTCAAGAAGCAGGTTTTTGGCCAGCATTATAAAGAAAGGTACACATTGTAACCCTATTACTAAAAACATATGTAATGGGATCTCCGCGAATAATGGAACCAGTCTACTGTATTGTTGCAAGAAACATTGCCGGAACATTCTCGGGGATCGGAATAATTGTGGCCGGTGCCGGAACAAGTGTGGATTTGGAGAGCGATGCTGCCAGGGAAAATGTACAAAGGTTTTGAGAAATGTTGGTCATTGTGGCAAGTGCAATAAGAAATGCTCTCCTGGGATTAAATGTGAGAATGGATATTGTGGGTATGCTTGA